A single region of the Salvia miltiorrhiza cultivar Shanhuang (shh) chromosome 8, IMPLAD_Smil_shh, whole genome shotgun sequence genome encodes:
- the LOC130998465 gene encoding secreted RxLR effector protein 161-like: protein MKSLKIPMNTNWKVDPNNEGKSVSSTKYREIIGSLLYLTASRPYIAFAVGVCTSYQSNPKEAHMDAAKRIPKYLKGTPNIGIWYPADDNFKLSGYSDSDFAGCKIDRKSTSGTCQFLGNKLISWFLNKQTSVATSTTEAKYVAAGSCCSQILWLVQQLKDYGIEEREVPIYCDSSSAIAITENPVHHSRCKHISIRHHFIRDHVEKKDVSVVKIHTSIQRADLLTKALLEDRFNDLCGRSGLLNPED from the coding sequence ATGAAGTCACTgaagattccaatgaacaccaACTGGAAAGTGGATCCAAACAatgaaggaaaatctgtatcttcaactaaatacagagaaatcattggttCACTACTTtatttgactgctagcagaccaTACATAGCATTTGCAGTCGGAGTTTGTACGAGTTATCAGTCAAATCCAAaagaagctcatatggatgctgcaAAGCGCATTCCAaaatatctcaaaggcacacccaatatAGGTATTTGGTATCCAGCTGACGACAACTTCAAGCTTTCGGGAtactcagactcagattttgcaggatgcaaaattgatagGAAATCAACTTCCGGCACCTGTCAATTCTTAGGCAACAAGCTTATCTCTTGGTTTTTAAAtaaacagacttcagtcgccacctctacaactgaagctaaATATGTTGCTGCTGGAAGTTGCTGTTCACAAATTCTTtggttagtccaacaactgaaggactacgGGATCGAAGAAAGGGAAGTCCccatctattgcgacagctccagtgctattgcaatcacGGAGAATCCTGTACATCACTCCAGATGTAAACACATCTCAATACgtcatcacttcatccgtgatcatgtgGAAAAGAAGGATGTATCAGTTGTGAAGATTCATACAAGCATTCAACGAGCCGACTTGCTGACTAAGGCTCTTCTGGAAGATAgattcaatgatctatgtggaaGGAGTGGATTACTAAATCCAGAGGATTGA